tcaagatATATTCGAGGAAGTTACTCAGCTCACCATCAACACCACTGGAACAATCCTCCTTCTGAGAAGCCGCGCCTTTGCATGACCCTTTTAGTATTTGCGTTCATCATATATAAACCTCGTTTTTAATTCATTGGAAAGTGGCGGAGCAAATgccattaaaaatataaatgccaGGCTTTTCAATATTTACAATGAAACAATTTACAGGATGCTAACTTGCATATATATGACATTCAACTGAAAGTCATATAAACATCCCGCGATGTTATCGCCTACTTTGgtatattatatagagaagaTAGGACGTTATAGCTGGGGGGAATGTAATTTGATTCATCTTTGTTTAGTGCATTGTTGTTTAGTTGTTTCGGCAACTCCCTTTTGAAAAAAGCATTCCATGCATAGAGCGTCAGTTTAGCTTAAAAACGATAGTGCACAGCAATAAGCACTTTCTGCCAGCTGGAGATTTCGGAGAATGACGCGTGTGCCCTTAGGAATACCCGCCGGAGAGTTACCAGCGAAATACGTGCAAACAGATTTTATACCTGTGAGGGCATGTTATGTTGCCGTTGAAGGCATTCATTAAATAAAAAGCCTTCAGGCATAAATGTGTAAACAGTGCCAGACACGAAACTAGAAGAGACAGAACTAAACTACATATTTTGCTAATTTTTAAATAACCAGTAACACTACTAAGACCAAATTAACAAAACTCTCAGCAGCACGTTTCCTCCTATTTTAGTGAGGAAGCATCCACATCCTCCACGACTTATCAGCCCCAGGTTATAAGTTGTAAAGTCTGTCAAGCTCTTGGGGAAAACAATCAGCTGAGACTTGGGATGGGAGACTCACAACACCGCCACCATCAAAGTAACTCATCAGAGAATATTTTTCCTCGGGCTGCCGCGAAAAacggctggcgtgagattttccaTTCGAGACAAATCCGCGCATACATAGGCCTTTACGTAcgtgtaacagttttattactttgtacATAATCTGTAGGGTTTTCatactaccccaacgcttttgatccATATTTGTTAtccaattttaggttttataatagAAAACAGATTTGCCGtacgatttttaattattttttttttgcgtgagcgtgagaatAGCGCCAGATGCGCTACCTACAGAGCCACTATTATAAGCGTCCTCATCTCATTTATCACTGTATGGTACCATCACCCGATGCTGCAATAAAACACAGGCTGAAACGTACCGTGTGATCAGCTAGGAGGCTGGCAGGCTAGGAGCATGTGCCTGCGGGGGTCCAGCACGACGCGAGAGCCGGGAAGCCAGCCAAAAACGTTGAGTCGGACTCACACCATCTCGCCCACTTCCTCTTCAGTCGGCACCACACTGTTCACAGGTTCCGCTCATTCAGCTCCAGGACCACCAGACACCTTAACTATTTTCTGAAAGCCGTAAACATCCTTAATAATCTTATACACAAGTCAGTGTTATACTTATACCGTTAACTCAATTTTccgtttttcattttattgctgCTGCTGTCCAGTTGTACCAAATTTTATTGTGTTGCATCACCAGGTGAAATTCTTGTGTGCTTGTACATTTGGCAAATAAACTGATTCTGAACCagacacgcacgcgcacacacaaacacacctacAGTAGCAGACAATTATTTATCGTACTGTATCGCTTGCTGTGAACAATGAATGGGTTGGCCCTGTAGCACCGGGGGACAACCATGCTGCCACAGTAAGTTTAACATGCGGTAGACAAACATTTAAATCTAACCTCTATTTATTCTAAGCAAactcattattttaaaatgtttaataaaactaGTGAGGGCTTTGCAACTCCGCACAGAACAGAGGTGATATCTTCTTGTAGCTCAGGTCTCCACTGGGTGTGTCCTGTCACATTCCAAAGACGTGGGTAATTGGTATCTTTCAATTGCCTTGTGTAGGATTGGGCACTTGCACATGGTGCACCCTGTGGGTGACTGATAATCATCCAGGATACAACGCTGCCTCATTCCctatagcaggggtctccatctccagtcctggagagctactatccagaagttttctatcctacttgcttctgatgagttgacacctgttcctggtatttatccaaaaacaggtgtggctcatcagaagtcaggttggatagaaaacctactggatagtagccctccaggaccggagttggagacctctGCCCTATACTATCTGCGCTATAGAATAAGCAACTTAAGACAAATATGAGTCTGTCACTGAACCTTAAACAATCTCAGACATATAAAAAGGGTGGACTCCTTCCAGAAATAAGTACGATACCATCACCTTAAACTGACTCGCACAGTATCCGGCTACCCCCATTCTCCATGGCCCTAAGCAATCCTAAAGCAAACCGTACAAGAAAAATCACAAGCTGCAATACAAGAAAATTCAAAAACTTAATTTTATTGCTGTCAGGACACTCTTACCCTAGGAAATGAGGCACATGCATGAAATTGCCACAGCAAAGTAAACATTCTGCCAAaactacaaaagaaaaaaaaaaatctaggtAATATAAAGGCAGCTATGATCTCAAGTCTATGCAGTAATTTAAACAGCATGCAGACTTTAGGATATCTTGAAATCACAGCAATGATAAACATTACTAATAAACTGTGCTGGTAGTAGGGTCTtgaacaaaagcacatctacttGATCAACACTTGTAACGTCAGTTTGAAACCAAACTTTGGCAAATGGCCAGAGATACCCAAGTGCACTGAGTCAAGGTCAATATTGTCCAGCAACTGTGCACATAAGTTACATTTCTGAAAAATATGCTGTCCTGCATATTTTAAAGACAGGAATGAAAATAAGGGCACAACTGCAAAAGCTCAGTCCCACAAAGCGAAGGGGACTCAATCCCATACTTCGtcgtcgtcattggcagtggctgCTGGGCTCTGGGTGATGGGCTGCAGCTTCTCCTCCTTCTGAAACGAACCTCCCTAAAAGACAACAGCCAGTCAGGGCAGGGACTACAGTAGGATTAAGCAGAAAATACTTCACCAGCAGACCATTATAGCCTCTTCCCCACTTGTGTCTCAAACTCACAACATTTACCGGAATCTGAACAAGCATGGAAAGTGCTTAGCATACTTTTCCAGTTCTTATACAGTAACATTATGACACTTGCACGTAGTGTGCATAGTTAAGGATTTTTATTTGGCAGCGAGGACCTTTTCTGAAAAAGGGACCCCAGAAACGACAGGGTAGCCAAAAACAAcagatgtaaataaaaaaatgtttccaaaaAGACAATTGTTTTTACAGCAAACAAACCAGTGTACGATTCCAAAAATAAACTCCAGCATAAACACTCCCCCCACAAATTACAATGACTCCCAAACTGAAGTCTAATGTTCAGAAAAGTGTCTGTGAGGGATCAGCTGCCACCATTCAAGTACAAAGAGAAAAAGGTAACATACTTTGCGTGTATCGACAGAAGCGAAGGCCTTCCCACGTGGATTAAAGCCAGTTGTCCCATGTGCGCTGAATGCTATGTCTTCCAGCCAAGACGGTACTTCCTGCTGGGCCTTAAACAGAAACATGCTCCATCCAATCGTGTTGCAGCGGAACGTAAAACTGCCTGGGCCCAAAATTTAGAATGCATCTCTGGATAGGACACGGTCCCACTTACCCTGGAGAGGACCTTCACCAGGGAGCGAGCCAGTGGGGTGTCGCACTCGGGGTCGAAGAATGACACCGCTCTGCCCGTGTTCCCACAGCGGCCCGTCCGGCCAATGCGGTGCACGTACTCGTCGATGTTAGTCGGGAGGTCAAAGTTGACCACGTGCTGGACGTGCTCAATGTCCAGACCCCGTGTGGCGACGGAAGTGGCCACCAGGACAGGACATTTCCCGGAGCGGAAGTCACCCAGGGCTTGTTCCCGCTCTCTCCGCTCCCGGTCACTGCGACAAAGACATGACCAGCAGAGTAAGCACATACTAAGCTCTTTGGCCGCCGTCACATTAGGGGGTTTTGTGACCTGCTGATTTTTTAATCAGTCACCAACTCTGGCAATTTAGTAAACTGCTGATTGCGTAATTATGACACGACACAAAAAGTtttctgcctctgctctgtctggTTAGTGCTACTGAGGCTGAGTACTTGGCAGCAGGTGTTTCATTTTTAGGTAGTAAGCATGGTAGTAAGCATGCATGGTCAAAGCAGAATCTGGGAGGGAGCCCTGTCAGCTTCAGAGAAGGGGTCCTGTACATTCGTTATATGCATTTATGATGCAGTATGTTAATTTGTTGGGATGCGTTACCACTTTAAAACAATACGAAAAAATTATGGGTATTGCCCATCTCATGGTGAAGAAGTACTTCagtaataaaatgcatcaatgACATCACTACAAGTAATattcttgctttttcattagTAATATCCCTgtgaaaatgcataaaaatatattcacCACTTGCTTCTTACACACGACTGACCTCCACCAGTCTAGTCAGGAAGTGATGTTTTGGCAGAAGAAAGATCAGCAAAATAAgtcaacacacaaaaacacaagacaGAAAATGTGTCATGTAGGAATATCTCATCCACTAAAATGTCTGGTCAGAGCTACTAATGAAAATTCAATTCAAAGCTGAGGATTTAACTTTTTGGTTTTAGACTAATACTTTGAATCTTTCAATAAAATTTTGGGACATGATGAAAGGAACCGGAGCCGGGTTCGTCTATATTTGAGCCCTGCTTTTGTGGTACTTCAGGGCAGCATAATTTGCAGGTAACACTAAAACGGATATCTTTTGTAAAAGTATTTCCGTACTGCTTAGTCTGTTTATCATCTTCAAACACGGCTGCTTCCTCTGGATGCCCTGTTGCATTGTAaatggcacacagacacacccaggCATCAGATACGTTTTTAAAAATGCcactaatttaaaatataaattctTCAAAGCCAAACAAAAGATAGGCAAAGAAATCTAATAGTCAAAGATGGCTTACAGACTTACTATTGAAAATCTGGTACACATTCTGAAACCAAATTGCCAGCGACTAGTCCAGTATGACCAAAAGCTTCAACTGGTAAAGTTATTAGTTGACTAGTCGATTGGGAAGCAAAATTCAAGAAATACGCCCAGTTGGAACCATGAGAAAACCCTGGTGTTTGACAAATCTGCCTACTGCCAGAACCGCACACATGCCAGTCTGACGGATGACAGCAGAATGACTCGGACCATATCAGATCACTTTCTCCAATGAAGCGTTACTAATGTCAGGGACATGTTAAAACCTGTCAACCTTGCTTGCATACAGTAGCAAGGGCGTTCCAGAGTTGTCAGTTTAAACTGAGAGTCTGCAGCTGAATTCTGTAGCTCATTCACCTTTATTCGTGGCAGGTAGAGGTGGATGGTATAAACTATTTCTATACATAcagtatctctctctctcacacacacacacacacacacacacacacacacaccatgctgAACAGTCATGCAGGCTCAGGCTTtgtcaccaccagcctgcaccagcataaTCCAGAAAATGTCAGAGTCCATGCTGCTTAAATGAAGTATTGGCTGACAGTGCTGGGCACATTTAAGAGGACttggtttaaaataaatttacaaaaaatggaACTTCCATCATATGGAAtttgtgatttaaaaacagacaaGCAGAAAAAGATAATCTGCAAATTATGTCGGGCAACAGTGGTTGCCACTTGTTCTATAACCTCAGAACAAAACATCCTGCTGTACTTGGTCAATTATTTGCAGTTTGCAGCTTGAATTTATCGATTTCATCGTTTTTCAGAGATGGAACTTACTTGAGAACAGGTTTTGTATCATTTCTATTATTGCAGTTTGCGTTTGCACAATAAATGTTCTTAAAATACCAGTGTACTATGAAATATGTCCGGGTAATACAGTTAAGAGTACAGTAACTGCTATGCAGTTCACACACCAGTGCATTGCCCCTTCAGAAGCACATTGTTcaaattaagaaaaacaaatatacagCAATATATACACCGTTACCAACAGTGCTGCAAATTATAAAGTGATATAAATTTTAGGTTAAACTGCCCAGCCCTAATGGCAGGCATCCAGTTTTGTTCTCAGAACCCCCCCTGACACCCTCCCCATGATTTCCCAGGGGAGAGCCCACTGCTCACAGATCTTTCTGCAGTTTCTACTGGATTTAAAACGCCAATTTTAAACATTCACTGTCTGATACATCTAGAGGAGTCCTGTACAGCACGGTGCTCATAAAACTTTCGTGTGGGGCGCTGTGTTAATGCCCGTAGGACAGGGGACCATGCCAGTGCCAGCCAGAAGCCTGGCACGATACACTTACCCATGAATGCTTGTAGTTGATATGTTCTCCTGACACAGAAATACTGCGATAAAATCCGCTTTTCTCTTCGTCTCTACAAACACCATTGTGCGCTCTGtgcctaatttaaaaaaaaaaaacacatttctgcCACAACAGAAACCCAAGGCAACCCCACAGCAGTAAGGAATACACCCTCTCTCTTCACAACTAGACCTAACAAAGCAAATAATGGATTTTACCATTTTAGCACCAGAGATATGGCTGCTTGAAGTTATGACTTCAGTCCACGGCTGCGAGACATTTTCAAAGTACTGACAGAATTTTCATCTTATATCCTTATTTTGGGTGTTAAAATTAGGACTGCCAAAGTCTTCTAATGAACACAGTGGAGTGAAAAGCTTGTCATGGCTGCTTTATCTGATCCATGGAACACTGATATAGGtgtaattttcttttcatttttagacTGATGtatggaaaaaatacatttctataCTGAATAGTAGTACATTTGCCAACAGGGAAGGAAACATAATACTTGCACTTCACTTTGACCATAATGTTTCAATAGAAGTGTTTGCGAAACCTGAAATGCTTCCAACTTCGAACTGAACATTTCACTCACTACTGCCCAACACTACCAGCTGCTGTTTTATCAGAGGAGCAAAAGAATTTCTGAGAGCTTGGTCTTTTTAATCCGCGGGGCGTTATTTTTCAGACACACGTAAGGACAGAAGCCTATGGAGAGGAATGAGTACCGGTTGTGTTCAGCAGCTCCAGAAGCTGACCCCTCTTTGAGAATTGGGAGACCTGAATTAGGTTCTGCTCCACATCACTGCAGGCACCACCGACTTGCCCAACAGCCAGGAAGAGGTAGTCAACCTTAAAGAAGTCGGCAGCAAGCCTACAGGAGAAGAAACAGTCTCGAGGGCATTCCCTTCCCCTGCCAggagtaacccccccccacccccgatgcAGGAACTCAAGCACTGCTGAACACGATATTGTACACGCAAGTCTGGGATATCATGTTAAGTTGTATGTTAATtcccttccccctcccccccaacggCCACAATTGTACTTCTGGATGTCATCAGGAAAGGTGGCGCTGAACATGAGGGTCTGCCACTGCTCTTTGGGGGGCATGCCAGGGGAGGACACCAGCCGGCGCATGTCTGGCTCGAATCCCATGTCCAGCATGCGATCGGCCTCATCCAGCACCAAGTAGCGAATCTTGCTCAGTCCCACCTGAGAAGGTCACATCCCCAGAAGCTCAAATCACTATTACTCACAAAGGCAAAATGCATAAAGCCGATCATATTTCCAACAAGCTTGTCTTTAAAATTGGATCTCTGTTTATATGGATCCTTCCGGAGCTGACAACTGCATAAAACTGCATCAAAAACCtatgctgtattattcaggaaCAAAAAGAGGGATTGGATCTACCAAGCTGCTATCCAATTATTTGGTTCATCTATCAGTTTAGTACCTTTCCTTTGCCAATAATGTCCAGCAAGCAGCCAGGAGTGCCACACAGCACATTGCAGCCACGGAACACCTTGCATATGGTGTAGCCTGTGCTGATGCCCCCATAGACGACAGGCCACACGTATGTCCTGTGATGAAATCAGCGCAAAACACAGCAACTTCTGCTTAAGAAACAGGCTTGCTTCAGACGTCCTCTCAGGACAGTCGGCACCAAAAAAATGCTTAACAGACTGAAATCAGGCTCAACTATATCTAggactttaaaatgaaaagatgaTACATGTAGCTGTGGAGGGGGCAGTTGAAGAAATACCCATAGGCAAACTTTCTAGCCTCCAAATTGATTTGGTTGATGAGCTCGCTGGTTGGGGCCCCGATGATGACCTCAGGCTCCTGGATCTTGCTGAAGCGGTTGGCTGCCACCCCGTCTGTCATCAGCTGCTGGAGTATGGGCAGCAGGAAGGCAGCCTAGTGTGGAGAAGGCGTTTAGAAGGTTCCAGATGCATCGGGACCAGATCGGGACCTGGGGGTCCACTCTTCCCTGTCCAAGCCGTTACGACAGAAATCCATGCAATACTCCGCTTGATATTCCTTACAATGTTACCATTTAATGTTGCTCATTATTTGTTACAATttaagtgtgtatatatatctaaTCTAAATGACTGTTCAACGACTGCAAACCTGCAATCTCCTTTCAGGATTAATAAAGGATCTATGCACCCAAGCAAAGCTCTTTAAGCTTCTGTCAAAAACAGCTCTCATGTGGGCTGGGTGTGAGCAAGATACCTTAAGCTTGCACTTCCCAAGTTACTGTATATCACTTTCACAACCAATGATTAAGAGCATCTGAAACATTTCTGAATATATATTTATCATCATCAGGGTAGGGAGCATTCCCTCCCACTTTAGGGAGGCAGCCCGTCAATGTTCATCCAGAACGCCAAGTCACTGGAAAACAATGGAACAATGGAAGCCATAATGGTCCCAAGTGGGGGCAGTGACCAACCCAAGCCTGGACACACTGAATCCTTCCTCTAACTTCCTCTAACTCACCGTCTTCCCAGAACCGGTTTGCGCACATGCCATTAAGTCACGTCCCGCCTTGGCGATAGGGATGCTGTACTTCTGGACCGGCGTGGGCTTCACGTAGCCCGATTTCATGACGTTCCTGCTCGATGACTCGCAGAGCGCGGCCTCTTCAAATGACTATCACAGTGATTCAAGCACAAGTTTCAAGCGGAGCAACTGCACTCAAAACAAGCCACAAAATTTACTGGTACAGAAATGAAcgtaataaacagaaaaaagtcATTCCAAAGTAATTCAGTGGTCAAACTGTAAATTATGCAATTCAAGTCATATCAGTGGCCAAATGCCTGTGGTCTGGACCAGGGTGAGTAATTGGAAGACAAATGGCAATATACTATTGGAAAAAAGCCGCATTTAAAGGTAAggtaataacattttaaaatgctgccCAACCTCCACAAGAGCACTTACCACAATGGCCGGTGGTGGGTTGTGCCCGCTGATCTCCACCAGCATGTCATTATATGTGTCAAAGTTGATACCCGTTTCATAGTGGGCAAAAATAGAGCTCTCCTCttcaggagggagaggaggtaCATAAATAACCTTTGGACCTGGTAGACAAGGTGAGTCGACAAAACTGGATTAGGAGAAACAGCATATAATTTATCCCAAGAAACAGAGTTCCAGCAATCAAACCACAGTtagtggcctaatggttagggaagtgcacttgtaattgaaagattgccgATTCGAATCCCCGAACCAGCAAGGTAACACTgcggtaccctgagcaaggtactgcccccaagcactgctccccgggcactgaattaaCTGCCTCCTTCtatgtcaacaatgaccaccgATCACCAAAATACACCGGCATACGAAATCCATCCATAATTCCAAACCACTTATGACCAGCAGGATCATGGGAAGAATGCAGCAGGCCTGGAACctatgccaggcagcacagggagggCAGGGAGTTTACAGGCCCATTCAGATGCCAGTCCTTGGCACACACActtgcatgcacacacaaagtTAGCTTAAACAAAGTTAGCTTAAACGCAAATATTTGCACCATGGCTCCACCCAACATGGGGAGAAAGCTTCACAGCCCAGACAGTGGGGGAGCAGGCTCCTAACACCAGAGGGATAAGcaaacagtgctacccactgagtaACCTTATCACCGCCTATATCCCAATCCACTTCCAGAAAACACACTTTCTGAGGAATCTACATGGGGAGGGTGAGGGGATGTTAGGTAAAAaagcaaatattaaaaatattttttttaaaaagaccaATGACAAACCAAACAGAACCTTTTGCATCAGAAAACACTTCCTCATCTCTTCCTCGATATCCTGGttgggaaggaaaaaaaaaaagttgtggTAAAGGAAGGTGGGGAGAGAGAACAGAGGGTGAGTgcgaaagagagaaagagactgACCTCCCCCTCCAGATCTCCCTCTACTGCCTCTTCCTCCACCCTCAAAGGAGCCCCCTGTGATGAGCAACATTTCCTGTCAGCATCCCTTCCAAGTAAAGCAGCCTGCACAAGCTCAGCGCGTGACATATGGTGAAGCACGGCCCTCACAACCGTGAGCAGAGTTCCCAGGAATTTGGATTGTGCAAATTTTGAAATGAAACCAATTTTGCAGTTCGCTTAAGTAT
The DNA window shown above is from Paramormyrops kingsleyae isolate MSU_618 unplaced genomic scaffold, PKINGS_0.4 ups29, whole genome shotgun sequence and carries:
- the LOC140583996 gene encoding probable ATP-dependent RNA helicase DDX4 isoform X11, whose product is METLFAARAPSLTLTRSSKHCHGAQVLNTVGETMEDWEEDNQDTSGGNIVNNAPISSWNSGDYQSKSHGSLNGSESSSWNSSGGSFGGSGRGSGPQVYNEDSCDGDGENNGGGGSRGGSRGGFSSAPSGGSFEGGGRGSRGRSGGGGYRGRDEEVFSDAKGPKVIYVPPLPPEEESSIFAHYETGINFDTYNDMLVEISGHNPPPAIVSFEEAALCESSSRNVMKSGYVKPTPVQKYSIPIAKAGRDLMACAQTGSGKTAAFLLPILQQLMTDGVAANRFSKIQEPEVIIGAPTSELINQINLEARKFAYGTYVWPVVYGGISTGYTICKVFRGCNVLCGTPGCLLDIIGKGKVGLSKIRYLVLDEADRMLDMGFEPDMRRLVSSPGMPPKEQWQTLMFSATFPDDIQKLAADFFKVDYLFLAVGQVGGACSDVEQNLIQVSQFSKRGQLLELLNTTGTERTMVFVETKRKADFIAVFLCQENISTTSIHGDRERREREQALGDFRSGKCPVLVATSVATRGLDIEHVQHVVNFDLPTNIDEYVHRIGRTGRCGNTGRAVSFFDPECDTPLARSLVKVLSRAQQEVPSWLEDIAFSAHGTTGFNPRGKAFASVDTRKGGSFQKEEKLQPITQSPAATANDDDEVWD
- the LOC140583996 gene encoding probable ATP-dependent RNA helicase DDX4 isoform X8 is translated as METLFAARAPSLTLTRSSKHCHGAQVLNTVGETMEDWEEDNQDTSGGNIVNNAPISSWNSGDYQSKSHGSLNGSESSSWNSSGGSFGGSGRGSGRGSRGGGGGYRGSSASGPQVYNEDSCDGDGENNGGGGSRGGSRGGFSSAPSGGSFEGGGRGSRGRSGGGGYRGRDEEVFSDAKGPKVIYVPPLPPEEESSIFAHYETGINFDTYNDMLVEISGHNPPPAIVSFEEAALCESSSRNVMKSGYVKPTPVQKYSIPIAKAGRDLMACAQTGSGKTAAFLLPILQQLMTDGVAANRFSKIQEPEVIIGAPTSELINQINLEARKFAYGTYVWPVVYGGISTGYTICKVFRGCNVLCGTPGCLLDIIGKGKVGLSKIRYLVLDEADRMLDMGFEPDMRRLVSSPGMPPKEQWQTLMFSATFPDDIQKLAADFFKVDYLFLAVGQVGGACSDVEQNLIQVSQFSKRGQLLELLNTTGTERTMVFVETKRKADFIAVFLCQENISTTSIHGDRERREREQALGDFRSGKCPVLVATSVATRGLDIEHVQHVVNFDLPTNIDEYVHRIGRTGRCGNTGRAVSFFDPECDTPLARSLVKVLSRAQQEVPSWLEDIAFSAHGTTGFNPRGKAFASVDTRKGGSFQKEEKLQPITQSPAATANDDDEVWD
- the LOC140583996 gene encoding probable ATP-dependent RNA helicase DDX4 isoform X1, giving the protein METLFAARAPSLTLTRSSKHCHGAQVLNTVGETMEDWEEDNQDTSGGNIVNNAPISSWNSGDYQSKSHGSLNGSESSSWNSSGGSFGGSGRGSGRGSRGGGGGYRGSSASGKGPQVYNEDSCDGDGENNGNEDSSWGGAPGGYGGRARGRGGGGSRGGSRGGFSSAPSGGSFEGGGRGSRGRSGGGGYRGRDEEVFSDAKGPKVIYVPPLPPEEESSIFAHYETGINFDTYNDMLVEISGHNPPPAIVSFEEAALCESSSRNVMKSGYVKPTPVQKYSIPIAKAGRDLMACAQTGSGKTAAFLLPILQQLMTDGVAANRFSKIQEPEVIIGAPTSELINQINLEARKFAYGTYVWPVVYGGISTGYTICKVFRGCNVLCGTPGCLLDIIGKGKVGLSKIRYLVLDEADRMLDMGFEPDMRRLVSSPGMPPKEQWQTLMFSATFPDDIQKLAADFFKVDYLFLAVGQVGGACSDVEQNLIQVSQFSKRGQLLELLNTTGTERTMVFVETKRKADFIAVFLCQENISTTSIHGDRERREREQALGDFRSGKCPVLVATSVATRGLDIEHVQHVVNFDLPTNIDEYVHRIGRTGRCGNTGRAVSFFDPECDTPLARSLVKVLSRAQQEVPSWLEDIAFSAHGTTGFNPRGKAFASVDTRKGGSFQKEEKLQPITQSPAATANDDDEVWD
- the LOC140583996 gene encoding probable ATP-dependent RNA helicase DDX4 isoform X2, yielding METLFAARAPSLTLTRSSKHCHGAQVLNTVGETMEDWEEDNQDTSGGNIVNNAPISSWNSGDYQSKSHGSLNGSESSSWNSSGGSFGGSGRGSGRGSRGGGGGYRGSSASGPQVYNEDSCDGDGENNGNEDSSWGGAPGGYGGRARGRGGGGSRGGSRGGFSSAPSGGSFEGGGRGSRGRSGGGGYRGRDEEVFSDAKGPKVIYVPPLPPEEESSIFAHYETGINFDTYNDMLVEISGHNPPPAIVSFEEAALCESSSRNVMKSGYVKPTPVQKYSIPIAKAGRDLMACAQTGSGKTAAFLLPILQQLMTDGVAANRFSKIQEPEVIIGAPTSELINQINLEARKFAYGTYVWPVVYGGISTGYTICKVFRGCNVLCGTPGCLLDIIGKGKVGLSKIRYLVLDEADRMLDMGFEPDMRRLVSSPGMPPKEQWQTLMFSATFPDDIQKLAADFFKVDYLFLAVGQVGGACSDVEQNLIQVSQFSKRGQLLELLNTTGTERTMVFVETKRKADFIAVFLCQENISTTSIHGDRERREREQALGDFRSGKCPVLVATSVATRGLDIEHVQHVVNFDLPTNIDEYVHRIGRTGRCGNTGRAVSFFDPECDTPLARSLVKVLSRAQQEVPSWLEDIAFSAHGTTGFNPRGKAFASVDTRKGGSFQKEEKLQPITQSPAATANDDDEVWD
- the LOC140583996 gene encoding probable ATP-dependent RNA helicase DDX4 isoform X12 translates to METLFAARAPSLTLTRSSKHCHGAQVLNTVGETMEDWEEDNQDTSGGNIVNNAPISSWNSGDYQSKSHGSLNGSESSSWNSSGGSFGGSGRGSGRGSRGGGGGYRGSSASGPQVYNEDSCDGDGENNGGSFEGGGRGSRGRSGGGGYRGRDEEVFSDAKGPKVIYVPPLPPEEESSIFAHYETGINFDTYNDMLVEISGHNPPPAIVSFEEAALCESSSRNVMKSGYVKPTPVQKYSIPIAKAGRDLMACAQTGSGKTAAFLLPILQQLMTDGVAANRFSKIQEPEVIIGAPTSELINQINLEARKFAYGTYVWPVVYGGISTGYTICKVFRGCNVLCGTPGCLLDIIGKGKVGLSKIRYLVLDEADRMLDMGFEPDMRRLVSSPGMPPKEQWQTLMFSATFPDDIQKLAADFFKVDYLFLAVGQVGGACSDVEQNLIQVSQFSKRGQLLELLNTTGTERTMVFVETKRKADFIAVFLCQENISTTSIHGDRERREREQALGDFRSGKCPVLVATSVATRGLDIEHVQHVVNFDLPTNIDEYVHRIGRTGRCGNTGRAVSFFDPECDTPLARSLVKVLSRAQQEVPSWLEDIAFSAHGTTGFNPRGKAFASVDTRKGGSFQKEEKLQPITQSPAATANDDDEVWD
- the LOC140583996 gene encoding probable ATP-dependent RNA helicase DDX4 isoform X10 gives rise to the protein METLFAARAPSLTLTRSSKHCHGAQVLNTVGETMEDWEEDNQDTSGGNIVNNAPISSWNSGDYQSKSHGSLNGSESSSWNSSGGSFGGSGRGSGRGSRGGGGGYRGSSASGKGPQVYNEDSCDGDGENNGGSFEGGGRGSRGRSGGGGYRGRDEEVFSDAKGPKVIYVPPLPPEEESSIFAHYETGINFDTYNDMLVEISGHNPPPAIVSFEEAALCESSSRNVMKSGYVKPTPVQKYSIPIAKAGRDLMACAQTGSGKTAAFLLPILQQLMTDGVAANRFSKIQEPEVIIGAPTSELINQINLEARKFAYGTYVWPVVYGGISTGYTICKVFRGCNVLCGTPGCLLDIIGKGKVGLSKIRYLVLDEADRMLDMGFEPDMRRLVSSPGMPPKEQWQTLMFSATFPDDIQKLAADFFKVDYLFLAVGQVGGACSDVEQNLIQVSQFSKRGQLLELLNTTGTERTMVFVETKRKADFIAVFLCQENISTTSIHGDRERREREQALGDFRSGKCPVLVATSVATRGLDIEHVQHVVNFDLPTNIDEYVHRIGRTGRCGNTGRAVSFFDPECDTPLARSLVKVLSRAQQEVPSWLEDIAFSAHGTTGFNPRGKAFASVDTRKGGSFQKEEKLQPITQSPAATANDDDEVWD